One genomic segment of Sphaerodactylus townsendi isolate TG3544 linkage group LG07, MPM_Stown_v2.3, whole genome shotgun sequence includes these proteins:
- the TNFAIP8 gene encoding tumor necrosis factor alpha-induced protein 8 isoform X2: MSSEAEESKEVATDVFSSKGLAIQAQKKILGKMASKSIANALIDDTSSDVLDELYRVTKEYIQNKKEAEKIIKNLIKTVIKLAILYRNNQFNQEEIVLMEKFKKKVHQLSKTVVSFHQVDYTFDRNFLSKLLNDCRGLLHQIIQRHLTAKSHGRVNNVFDHFSDCEFLAALYNPFGPYRSHLQKLCDGVNKMLDDGNI, translated from the exons ATGAGCTCCGAAGCAGAGGAATCTAAAGAAG TGGCAACAGATGTCTTCAGTTCAAAAGGTTTGGCCATTCAGGCCCAGAAGAAAATTCTTGGCAAAATGGCATCCAAATCAATAGCAAATGCTCTGATAGATGACACTAGCAGTGATGTGTTAGATGAACTCTACAGAGTGACAAAGGAATACATACAAAACaagaaggaggcagagaaaataattaaaaatcttATCAAAACTGTTATCAAGCTAGCGATCCTTTACAGAAATAACCAATTCAATCAAGAAGAGATCGTTCTTATGGAGAAATTCAAGAAGAAGGTTCACcagctttctaaaactgtagttAGCTTCCATCAAGTGGATTATACCTTTGATAGAAATTTTTTATCAAAACTGTTGAATGACTGCAGAGGTCTTCTTCATCAAATCATCCAGCGTCACCTAACTGCTAAATCACATGGGCGTGTCAACAATGTCTTTGATCACTTCTCAGATTGTGAATTTCTGGCTGCTTTGTATAATCCATTTGGACCCTACAGGTCTCACTTGCAGAAACTTTGTGATGGTGTCAACAAAATGCTAGATGAtggaaatatataa
- the TNFAIP8 gene encoding tumor necrosis factor alpha-induced protein 8 isoform X3, whose amino-acid sequence MATDVFSSKGLAIQAQKKILGKMASKSIANALIDDTSSDVLDELYRVTKEYIQNKKEAEKIIKNLIKTVIKLAILYRNNQFNQEEIVLMEKFKKKVHQLSKTVVSFHQVDYTFDRNFLSKLLNDCRGLLHQIIQRHLTAKSHGRVNNVFDHFSDCEFLAALYNPFGPYRSHLQKLCDGVNKMLDDGNI is encoded by the coding sequence TGGCAACAGATGTCTTCAGTTCAAAAGGTTTGGCCATTCAGGCCCAGAAGAAAATTCTTGGCAAAATGGCATCCAAATCAATAGCAAATGCTCTGATAGATGACACTAGCAGTGATGTGTTAGATGAACTCTACAGAGTGACAAAGGAATACATACAAAACaagaaggaggcagagaaaataattaaaaatcttATCAAAACTGTTATCAAGCTAGCGATCCTTTACAGAAATAACCAATTCAATCAAGAAGAGATCGTTCTTATGGAGAAATTCAAGAAGAAGGTTCACcagctttctaaaactgtagttAGCTTCCATCAAGTGGATTATACCTTTGATAGAAATTTTTTATCAAAACTGTTGAATGACTGCAGAGGTCTTCTTCATCAAATCATCCAGCGTCACCTAACTGCTAAATCACATGGGCGTGTCAACAATGTCTTTGATCACTTCTCAGATTGTGAATTTCTGGCTGCTTTGTATAATCCATTTGGACCCTACAGGTCTCACTTGCAGAAACTTTGTGATGGTGTCAACAAAATGCTAGATGAtggaaatatataa